The genomic window TCTGCCTGCCCTAGGCGCCGCatgcctctcctcctcttccccatctcccctccctgcgtgcccccgccgcggccccgcctacgccgcctctccccgccgccgcccatggcggccgtcgcgccgccgtcgctgagcACGCCCGTGACCATACTCCCCTCCGTGTCTGTCGCCTTGCCCCCGCTTCCACCCCCTGCTACTGATGACTTCCACTGGCTCGACCTCTTCGCGTTCCTCAACTCCCCCGCGGATTCCTACCAGATTCCTGTGGAGGagcaggaggtggaggtggaggtggaggtggaggtgggggtggagagggagagggagagggagagggagagggagcgggCGAGGAAGGCGGAGcaccggcggctgcggcagcggcaggtgaaggcggagacggaggcgtgggcgcgggcCGCCGACGAGTACCGGGAGCTCGAGCGGGAGATGCTCGACCGGAGGCTCGCGCCCGCGCTGCCCTACGTCAAGTCGCTCTTCCTCGGCTGGTTCGAGCCGCTGCGCGACGCCATCGCCCGGGACCAGGAGGTGCAGCGGCGGAAGCGGGTCAAGCACGTCTACGCCAAGTACCTGCTCCTGCTGCCCGCGGACAAGGTGGCCGTCATCGTCATGCACAAGATGATGGGCCTCCTCATGTCGAGCAAGGATGGCGTCGCCAGCGTCCGTGTTGTCCAGGCCGCGCACTGCATCGGCGAGGCTGTTGAACGTGAGGTGAGTGGTTCAGTTATAAAGTTTTAGGAGTAAATGCACGGCGATTTTGATACCATTCACGCACAACATGACAACAATGCCTCGTGATCAGGTGGCGATCAGTCACACTAGTGTATTTAGCACTTGACTGGCTATGGTTTTTCTGGTACTCGGCATAGCTGTTCAGGGATGTGTTTATGATTTTCATCTGATTGTCCAATAATTTGATCCAGAATCGACTCAACAACGTAGAAGCTTTGGACAGTTTAGCGCTTTATACAACTGATAGATGTGTTAGGAGTTGGAATGTATGCTCTCATTATCTTATCGTAATGTGATCATCATGTGAAGATGTTGAGACCTAAGGAAAAATTTGTTAAGACTCAGTAACGTCTTATAAGTTGATGATAGCTGCGCTAACCACTATATAAGAGGTTTTCTTGTGGTGACATGGTTACAGATTGGATATTGTGTTTGAGATAATGAACTTTGCAATGGCAATCATGCAATGTTTAACTCttgagcatatatataaataaccaATGCTATGGGTGAACAAAGCTCCTGACGTGTTCAAACTGTAAAAGGAAGTTAGGGATTCTTCTTCCTGCTGAGTCAGATATTCATCTTCTGTGTGAGAGTTGTATATACGCTTCAATTCTGGTGGAACTCAGTACTATTGAAAATTCTTCTTTTTGGAATTTCGGTCTTCACCAAACAATGTAGCCTCTAGTGACAGTTGAGTTGACTGTGTGTTGAATGCTTTTGGTTTGCTTGTTCTGTAGTTCAAAGTCCAGACATTCTTTCAAAAGACAAGGAAGAAAAGTGCAGGTGAAAATGATTTGGCATTAGAGAAGGAGCAGGCCAAATGCCGAAAACGTGTTAAGAGTTTGGTTAGGAGGAGAAAGTTGACTGAAGCACAGAAGATTGTGCAACAGGAGATTGAATTGGAAGAATGGGGCACAGAATCCCAAGTGAAGGTGTTTTTTTGCCCACTACACCAGCAATCACAACCTTCTTGTCTTATGCATTGCAAAATCTTAACCCTCTTTTTGGTACTGCAGTTAGGGACCCGCTTGATTGAGTTGTTACTGGATTCAGCTTTTGTACAGTCACCAGCTGACCAAACACCAGAGAGTTCTCCAGATATTCGACCAGCATTTAAACACGTACTTCGACAACCTATAGTAGAAAATGGGTAGGGTAGCACGTTCTTCTCTACTGTTTACTTTTGTTGCAAATACTTGCATGTTGTGTCTGTGCAGAGTACTCACATCCACATTTCTATGATTATCATGTGCTTACTTAGATTGACGTAGATATTTTTGTGACATTTATGTTTGATGTGCAGGAGACTGAAGAAAAAGCACTGGGTGATAGAGTGTGACCCTCTTGTGCATGAGGGGTTTGAAAGCACTGTAAGTTTACTTTGCACCCCCTATGCAGGTTATTTTTCTTGATTGAAAGAACATCTGGCTCATTTATGTCTATCTTCCTGTACATGTTATGTGGATTTTCTCAATTGTGCCAAACATTTAGtggacttatgtttttatttggCAATTGTTTTGTCTGtgcaaatgatttttttcagaTATACTTAGAGTTTTGAATATGTTGCAGGCTAGGCACGTGGAGATAccctatcttcctatgcttgtGACTCCTAAAAAATGGAAGGGGTATGTTGATGATTCATTCATATGCCCTATCAGTTAGTTCTGTATGAtgtttattatttatttcattaACATGCGAAACAACCTATATTGGTTAAGATATTATTTACTTCCTGCATCTCTGCTCTGGTGATTTTAATTTGTCAGCCATATTTTGTTTCAGCTATGATACAGGTGGGTACTTTTTTCTTCCCTCATATATTATGCGGACACATGGCGTGAAAGATCAAAAGGAAGCCATTAAGAGTGTTCCGAGAAAACAGCTACGGAAAGTATTTGAGGTCAGCTGCCAGTGATTACCTATCTATTAGACAATCATGCACTTTATTCTGAACATGCATTTGTTGGCATAATGGCATCAATACATACCATGAAAAAGTATTATTCAAGCATTAATCTCCTctgtcagaactcagaagctAAAAGCATTTTATGCCTACTCGCCATGCTCTATTTATTCCATGGATGTTTATTCAATTGTGCATCCTTAATTTTTGAATGAACTGATGACGTATATCCGTCTGTGAGTTTGTGACAGCCTTCTGATTTCTCAAGTATTATCATATTGGCAGGCATTAGATACCCTTGGGAGTACTAAATGGAGGGTGAATAGAAGAGTACATAATGCTGTTGAAACTATTTGGAGTCGAGGTGGGGGCATTGCAGGACTGGTTGATAAGGAAAATGTAAGTAACTCAAATTGTTTAATGTTTGTTAATTCTGACATTACGAACAGTGTTTCATATTATGCTCGAGGCACATTGGACACATCTCTGTTGACATGCGATCTGTTTGTGCTTCTGTTTTTTTATAGATTCCTCTACCTGAACGACCAGAAACGGAGGATCCAGATAAAATACAGAAATGGAAGTGGAGCTTAAAGAAGGCAAAGAAAGCTAATCGTGAACTGCATGCTGAGCGATGCGATACAGAGCTTAAACTATCTGTACGTGACATAAATTTTCATTCTTTGTACCTTCAGATatttcttcagtttttttttcgtATGTTATGACACTACCACCTGTAAACAGGTTGCTCGGAAAATGAGAGAGGAGGATGGATTTTATTATCCCCATAATCTTGATTTTCGTGGCCGTGCATACCCTATGCATGCACATCTAAGCCACCTAGGTTCAGATCTATGCAGAGGTGTTCTAGAGTATGCTGAAGGGCGGCCACTAGGAAAGTCTGGCTTACGCTGGTTAAAGATTCATTTGGCTAACAAATATGGTGGAGGAATTGAAAAGCTTTCTCATGAGGACAAGGTAGCATTTGTGGAGAACCAGTTGCCTGATATATTTGATTCAGCAACTAATCCTGTTGACGGGAATTGCTGGTGGATGAATGCTGAGGATCCTTTTCAATGTTTAGCCGCATGCATGGATCTTTCTGATGCCTTAAAAAGTTCATCACCTCAGTGTGCTGTTTCTCACCTACCTATTCATCAGGTATTGCTTTAATATGTGGTGCATATAAATCATGTAATATCCTTCATTCAGAGAGACATGTGAGGACCTCTGATCAGGTTATACTGGCTTGAAAGTAAAGTTGGTGGGCTTCTATGAATTCTCTATCAATTTGTTTCTTACTTTTTAGAGGGAATTGCCAGAATGTTAGATATACGAGCCTAGTGCTTCTCTTCAATGGCATAAGTAATAGGTCTAATAACGGGAAAACATGATTTTGTTGTACTTCAATGAAAGCTAAAACTGTCGACACAACACAGCAATATAATCTTTACTGCATAGTCATGCCAGGTTACTCTGACATTTAATTATGATAGCAATTGGTTTAATCTATTCTGCATGACCGGCATTTGCCTTGATATACTAATAGTTGGGTAACATCTCATCTATCAGGATGGTTCATGCAATGGTTTACAACACTATGCTGCTCTTGGAAGAGACTATGTAAGTTTTGTGCCCTGCTATGATGTATGAGCTTCATTCAGCTAACTTATTTTATCTAACTCAACTCATGACATGCTATAATAGAAGTAGCACTATCTGCTACTATGTGCTTATTTGTAATTGTATAGTCAATGGTAGTTATTAATTGTTGCATTGATAAATAAGTGCATTTGAATCTTCAATTATTTGTAAGATAGTCTTGAACAGAGAGTGAAGATGCTTCCTGTTTTGTGCTGATGAAAATCTTCCATCTGGCTGATCCTCTTGTTTTAGAGTGCAAACACACTATTTGGTGATATGTAAACTTGGTTTGTAGTTTGCATTATTGAGTGTTCTACTGTTCCGCAGATGGGTGCAGCTGCTGTCAATTTAGTTCCTGGAGACAAACCTGCAGATATCTACTCAGAGATTGCTGCTAGGTGAGTTCTCCTGCTAGTGTTCATTTTTGTTCGTTATTTCTTATGCATAGCACAGTCTGGGATATCCATTGTTTCCCTGCCATTATAGGTTGTTGCTTCTTCAGACCCTATAAATTTTCTATCATTAGGGATCAAGCAGCATGCTTCATCCCCAAAGTGTTTGTAGCTCAAAACTTCTTGCTATCAACCTCAGTTGTTGTGATCTCAATGCTGTACTGAATTTATTAAGTAGTAGAGGTATCTATTAAACTGTATTCTATCGTCTCAGGACTATTAGGAAATATACTAAATCACTTTTCACATgaacttatctttttaaaatcaAATCACAAAATATACTCCTTTGTTAAAACATGATTCCAAGTTCCAACCAGTGATGATGAGAAGAAATGCACTAACAACTTACATGTTTGGCTTCTGAAAATCAAAGTAGATAGATGCCCATGCATTATGTTGTGTTAAAAGAGCTTCTACAAAACATATTTAATCAATTCTTTTCTGCAATACTAAATTGCCACAAGAAACTTTTGAGTTGGTATTTTCCAAGCTAcataatatatttatgtaaCTTCCGTGCCATCTGATAATTCAATTATTAGCTATTGATTCTTGATTTCATGATGTATTGTCCTGATGCCAAGTGTGCTCATTAGTATATATATTAACGATGCTTTGACATGAACTTGTCTGAAGGGTGCTGGATGTTGTTCGGGAAGACTCAATGGAGGATCCTGCAACTAATCCAACTGCCTCATTAGCAAGGGTTTTAGTCGATCAGGTTAGCCTTCGCCTTCTCCCTTTCTGCTGCTAAATTCGaagcctttttttctttcatgtacTTTCTTTAGCGAAACAATTGAGACCTACACTTTGGTAGCATACAGGTGGATAGGAAGCTTGTTAAGCAGACAGTGATGACATCAGTTTACGGTGTCACATATATTGGTGCTCGTCAACAGATAACAAAAAGACTACAAGAGAAAGGGCTCATTACAGATGACAAATTGTTGTATGAAGTGTCCTGCTATGCTACCAGGGTAAATGCTTTACTTGCATTTGACCTCCACTGATGTTTTTTTTGGGGTGTCTCCTTATTGATTGCTTTAGTAAGACAAGGGCATGCTTTGACTATTCATTCTCTGATGAAGGTAACTTTGGATGCATTAGGACAAATGTTCCAGTCTGCCCGTGgtataatggcatggcttggtGATTGTGCAAAGGTACAGTTTTTCCACAcctaaatgaatttattttctcAGCttctttaaattttgacttaagACATCTAGTTTTTGTGGCACTTTAACTTATCCTTTTACAAAGCTTCTCTAGAGCCAAaccttcaaatatttttcacaCTTGTGGACAAATGTTCCAGATGATTGCTTCAGAAAACCACCCTGTCAAATGGACGAGTCCCGTTGGTCTTCCGGTTGTTCAGCCCTACAAGAAATATAAGAACTACATGGTGAGCTACTTATCAACAGGCAAACATGTGtgctctcttcttttctttttttttcttttttagaaaaaaactagTCAAATACCCGCGCTTTGCTACGGATAAAAGAAAATAGTGTTACCCATCTTTTTGCTATAGGGAATATTCATCTTAATCTAATTTTTTATGTGGCTATCCATTTagatttgatcttttttttaatattaagaaGTTTAAGGGGTAACTTGCAATTTTACAATGTTAGTAGGTGggggtggcagattcactgccacACCATTACCTTCTTTTAAAGGAGTACAGAAATCTGGACTAAGTAGTATTACCTGGATAATACGTGTTCTTCGATCTGCATTTCTGCAGTGATGCATTGTTTTATTACCATTCTTGCCTTTCCTGATACTTAAATCAAAATggatttgattgattgattgtataTATGCCCAAATTCAAGGGCAGACATGTAAATGTTCTCTACGCATTTTcccctgattttttttaacaaataaagaCTTAGGGTGCGATCGTTTCAGCTGTGGCGGTGGACTGTTTAGccgcacgcaaaacgagaaatgcgattagcatatgattaattaagtattaatatatatttttttatgaataaatttgttggatttttttaacaacttctttatagaaagtttttgcacgaaatataccatttagcagtttgaaaagcgtgctaacggaaaacgaggagAATCTAATCCTATAAGCTGAAAACGATCGCACCCTTAGTCTGTGGATTTTATTTCTGGGGCTTGCTATCATGGGTATGCTAAAATCGTTGTTGTCTGAAACTTGTGCCAGGCAACACTGGCAACAAGCAGGATTACCTTTCATTAATTTATGTAAGAACTGTCCATATTGTTCTGTCATATTTGTTTTCACCATTTTGTAAGCCTTTTGAAAGTTCACCCCGCATGAGCAATGGATATTTAGGAAGAACCAAGCAATCCGTGTTAATGTGTTCAATTAGTCCCATCCTCTTCTGTTCTTATGGATAACCACATTACCATGATAAGCTCCAATACTGTTATAGTTTTGCTGCATTGCCCCTCTCTGAACACTATATGCATCATCACTTCTCAGATTCGAACTTCACTGCAATGTCTGGCTTTACGACGGGAGGGAGATGCAGTAAGTAAAACCAATTTCTGGATTGATTTTTCCGTTCTTTCTTTCATTACTGCGATTAATATCGCTGTCACAATTTCCAGATTGCACTCCAGCGGCAAAAGGCAGCTTTTCCCCCAAATTTTGTGCACTCTCTTGATAGTTCACACATGATGATGACTGCTATTGCATGCAAAAAGGCTGGTCTTCATTTTGCAGGTTTGATCTGATTTACTGGTTCCATTACTATCAGAAATAATTACCAGTAACAGAACTTCCATAATTTTACATAGTCATTGCAGTGCAAAGTGCATTTAAGAGATTGAACTGCATTGCTATCTACACTTTTATCTAAAAATGGACACTGCTGCGCAAAccccacatttgaagtattcaaattttgttctCCTTGAACTTCTGGCAAATGTACCAGTGGTTCATCTTGACCTTGACCAATCCTGACAAAAGTCATTTAATAAGTACCTGCACGGCTGCAAATAATGCCTTTGCCTTCACATTATTCAGTCATTTTTTCTACATTCATGGGGAGGCAAGCTGTCCTGTCATTTGTGATATGCAGTTGTCTACTTAGTTTTTGCTTTTATTTTGTAATAAGGTTGATTTAAATCAAAGGTCCTGATGGAACATGGATGGCAGATGCCATTTTATGCTTCTTGTTGACTTGATGTTAATATAGGGATTTATTCTGGCAAAAAGCGGTACTGTATTGTGTCCATGGTGATTGTTGGCCTCAAATCGTTTTCTGTGAATTGCACAATATTTTTTACTAAGGATCCCAGAATCTATATGTTTTTACCTACAATATATATAAGGATAAACATTAATCTCTTGAAAAAGATGTCAGGATTTCTGGATTGAATCCAAGCTCACTAAGAACAATCTATACTAATGATTCTTTGAACAGTGAACAGTTGATACTGATGATTCTTTGAACAGTGCAAGTATCTGGTCACAATATTTTCTTTAGGAGGCATACCTGAATGACCACTAAAAAAATTTCTCATGAAGTCTGTTTTGAATCCTAACTTGAGCAGAGCTGTACCTGGTGTTACTTCCATATTTGCAAATAATAGCACTTGAATCGTTGGAgtatattgtattttatctttcaTTCCATGAACCATGAACATCTCTatagccaaaaaaagaaaaaaaactgagagTGAAGGAGCTGCCTCATATGCACTTATAGTATTTACATTttgtttagataatggaagattTTATTGAACTCATCCAATTACATCAAGGAATTACATCTGCACAGAGAAGCTTTTAGATACTATTTGCATTTCATTGTCTACATCTTTTGTGCAGTTCTAATCTATGTTGCCTTTTGTCCATGTACTTCGATGCAGGGGTGCATGACTCGTTTTGGGTGCATGCATGTGATGTTGATAAAATGAATCAGATACTGAGAGAACAATTTGTGGAGCTTTACAGCATGCCAATTCTTGAAAATGTATGCTAACAGTCACTATTCACTCAACAGTGTCTTCATTCTACACTTCACTTTAAACTCTACATGTGAGGATTACTTCCCCTAacaatttatttcttttcaatttgAATGTTTCTTTTCAGTTGCTCAAGGAGTTCCAGACATCATTCCCAACACTAGAATTTCCTCCCTGTCCTTCACAAGGGGACTTTGATGTGAGAGAAGTTCTTGCTTCAACCTACTTCTTCAACTAAGCTTAATGGAAAAGTTTTGCACATTAGCACATACGCAGCAAGTCAGTAAGTTCGGCAGTAGCTGAATAGCCAGCCATATTGCTGATACCATGGTGATTTGGTGCCAAGTACGAAATGTGGCATAAGCATCAGAGAAGAGCAACACACCGTTGCAACTGCTGGGAGCCTGGAACAGTTTATGGGTTTTTGTCATTGGCAAATCAGTTCCCCAGATTACCGATTTTGGAGGAAGCTAAAAAGTTCCAAGAAACCTGAGCTGAAACAAAACCCAGTACTTCCTGCTGATGTTTTTAGATTCATGCAGGATCTACTAGGATTTCAGTTCAGGGAATTCACCATGCTACACCCAGCCAATGAAGGCGATTTTGCGACATAACAGGTTTATCAACTACAGAATACTGATCGATACTAGTCCTGCTGACCACCCTGACCAATTTGATCATAGGCGACAGTTGAACCATAATTTCACTGTCTATACATGTAACATTATCTTTTGGCCTCTTAGGGCTATAATTATAGCCGATTGCTGTATCGGTGCGGTGACCTGGTAATAATGTGTAGAATAAAGTGCCAAAGAGAAATGTATACTAGTGTACATGATTGCTGGATGCTGTTGATAGCAAGCAACCTGAAAGAGAGAAATGTACATGAAAACGGCTCGATCTTGTCGATTCGTTCAAATATCTGCTTCCTTAGGTTCATTGCCAAAATAACTTTTTGTGCAGTTTTGTGGATAGAAGTTTCCGAAATTACCAAATTTAGGTAGGGACCGGGTGAGCTTACGATGGTGAAGTCATACAATTGTTTTGGCGACAAACTGAAAATCCTTAGGCCGaacatcacatcgaacttttctgcacacataaacttttaacttttacaGCACATTGTtcaaatttcaatcaaactttcaattttggcatggaactaaacacataaTTAGTCgcaccaaacttccaattttaacgtggaactaaacacataaTTAGTCGCACCGTCGATCTCTCTCTGACTGGAGCTTGCTGTTTGCGCGCCGTGCATGCAATGGCCAGAGGCTGCGATGCAGCGTCCAGCCGTTCGAATTTTGATGCGATTTGTAGTTCGAACTAGTGCAGCGGTTCGAAATTCGAATCGCTCCGGCGAGTCGGCGCTGTAATCACGGCGCTATGGCCCACCGAAGCTTCCAGATAAGGATCAGATTTACCGGCGTATCTTGACGGCCACGTCAGTCCCCCCGGTCCACCGGCCGATATataggccgccgccgccgacttcgaACTTCCTCTCCGACTTGCAAGGCCATTTCACAAAATCACGCAAAGCCCATTTCAAGCCGATCACGAAACCCTAAACCCTCGGCCCTCGGGGcaatgtcggcggcggcggcggcggcgggggcagcaTGCAGGAGAGCGTCGTACACGCTCCTCGGCCCTCCGGTGGAGCGCCTCCGCGCGGCGGtatcggcgacggcggccgcggcgtccacCGGGGATCCGTTCGTCGACCTGCTCGACTCCAACTACAACAAGCCcaagccgacgccgccggcgaagcggcTCACGGAGAATTACTCCCCGACGTTCGCCTCGTCGGGTGACCCCTGCCTCGACTTCTTCTTCAACGTCGTCCCCGACACCCACGCCTCCACCGTCACcagcctcctctccgccgcctggACCGCCGAGCCCAACACCGCGCTCCGCCTCGCCTGCAACCTCCGCGGCGTGCGCGGCACCGGCAAGTCCGACCACGAGGGCTTCTACGCCACCGCCCTCTGGATGCACGACCACCACCCCAAAACCCTCGCCCTCAACGCCCCCAGCGTCGCCGAGTTCGGCTACCTCAAGGACCTCCCCGAGCTCCTCCACCGCATCATCCATGGCGGCGTCTCCACGAGGACGCCACCCCCCGCCCGCACCAGATCCTACTATTCAAGCCGTCGCCCGAGGAAGGTGCGCCGCGACCCCGCCACGAGGGCGGCGCGCATCGCCGCCAGCCAGGAGAAACACCGCAAGATCTCGGATCAGGCCGCCGTGGAGCGCAGGAAGaagcgcgcggaggcggcggcgagggccgtCGAGATGTACGCCCGCGACCCCAAGTACCGCTTCCTCCACGACAGGACGGCGGATCTGTTCGCCGACCTCATCGCCGACGACATGCGCAAGCTCGAGGACGGCAAGGTGAACAACCTCTCGCTCGCCAGCAAATGGTGCCCTTCGCTGTACAAGTGCTACG from Oryza glaberrima chromosome 6, OglaRS2, whole genome shotgun sequence includes these protein-coding regions:
- the LOC127776565 gene encoding DNA-directed RNA polymerase 3B, chloroplastic-like, whose translation is MPLLLFPISPPCVPPPRPRLRRLSPPPPMAAVAPPSLSTPVTILPSVSVALPPLPPPATDDFHWLDLFAFLNSPADSYQIPVEEQEVEVEVEVEVGVERERERERERERARKAEHRRLRQRQVKAETEAWARAADEYRELEREMLDRRLAPALPYVKSLFLGWFEPLRDAIARDQEVQRRKRVKHVYAKYLLLLPADKVAVIVMHKMMGLLMSSKDGVASVRVVQAAHCIGEAVEREFKVQTFFQKTRKKSAGENDLALEKEQAKCRKRVKSLVRRRKLTEAQKIVQQEIELEEWGTESQVKLGTRLIELLLDSAFVQSPADQTPESSPDIRPAFKHVLRQPIVENGRLKKKHWVIECDPLVHEGFESTARHVEIPYLPMLVTPKKWKGYDTGGYFFLPSYIMRTHGVKDQKEAIKSVPRKQLRKVFEALDTLGSTKWRVNRRVHNAVETIWSRGGGIAGLVDKENIPLPERPETEDPDKIQKWKWSLKKAKKANRELHAERCDTELKLSVARKMREEDGFYYPHNLDFRGRAYPMHAHLSHLGSDLCRGVLEYAEGRPLGKSGLRWLKIHLANKYGGGIEKLSHEDKVAFVENQLPDIFDSATNPVDGNCWWMNAEDPFQCLAACMDLSDALKSSSPQCAVSHLPIHQDGSCNGLQHYAALGRDYMGAAAVNLVPGDKPADIYSEIAARVLDVVREDSMEDPATNPTASLARVLVDQVDRKLVKQTVMTSVYGVTYIGARQQITKRLQEKGLITDDKLLYEVSCYATRVTLDALGQMFQSARGIMAWLGDCAKMIASENHPVKWTSPVGLPVVQPYKKYKNYMIRTSLQCLALRREGDAIALQRQKAAFPPNFVHSLDSSHMMMTAIACKKAGLHFAGVHDSFWVHACDVDKMNQILREQFVELYSMPILENLLKEFQTSFPTLEFPPCPSQGDFDVREVLASTYFFN